A single genomic interval of Pyrus communis chromosome 7, drPyrComm1.1, whole genome shotgun sequence harbors:
- the LOC137741001 gene encoding uncharacterized protein At2g39795, mitochondrial-like isoform X1, protein MARPIRSLRKSFPFSSSSKILIQKTPTLHLAHEKQVSLISPSLQPPQCRRTYIPEMRKSALEGNILRLLRNEIQYELDHSPATQQVTKFKSFTVDNQPGEQWISLKRNFGEKEDIKIEATMFDGSVPAPNSKGVAGLGKDVQLHITICVNIFKKEGGNVLEIMCSTWPDSIEVNKLSIRKPEKVPAQPYVGPEFKELDDELQGSLYEFLEARSMNNDFAIFLHEYMKNKDKTEFIRWMRTVKSFIEKKVE, encoded by the exons ATGGCGCGCCCAATCCGATCCCTGAGAAaatcctttcccttttcttcatCTTCCAAAATTCTAATTCAGAAAACACCCACTTTGCATTTGGCACATGAAAAACAAGTCTCTCTCATAAGCCCTTCGCTCCAACCACCGCAATGCCGACGAACTTACATCCCCGAAATGCGCAAATCGGCCTTGGAAGGCAACATTCTCAGACTCCTCCGCAATGAAATCCAGTACGAGCTCGATCACTCTCCTGCCACTCAG CAAGTTACAAAATTCAAGTCGTTTACAGTTGACAACCAGCCTGGTGAGCAATGGATAAGCTTGAAGAGAAACTTTGGAGAGAAAGAGGACATTAAGATTGAAGCCACCATGTTTGATGGATCTGTTCCTGCTCCAAATTCCAAAGGTGTTGCTGGCCTTGGAAAAGATGTGCAGCTTCACATTACAATTTGTGTTAATATCTTCAAGAAGGAAGGCGGCAATGTGTTGGAGATCATGTGTTCAACTTGGCCAGATAGTATAGAGGTCAACAAGCTTTCCATCCGAAAACCTGAGAAGGTGCCAGCTCAGCCTTATGTGGGTCCTGAGTTCAA GGAACTTGATGATGAGTTGCAAGGCTCACTTTATGAATTCTTGGAAGCGAGGAGTATGAACAATGATTTTGCTATTTTCTTGCACGAATACATGAAGAACAAAGATAAAACTGAGTTCATTAGATGGATGAGAACCGTGAAATCATTTATTGAAAAGAAAGTAGAGTGA
- the LOC137741001 gene encoding uncharacterized protein At2g39795, mitochondrial-like isoform X2 yields MARPIRSLRKSFPFSSSSKILIQKTPTLHLAHEKQVSLISPSLQPPQCRRTYIPEMRKSALEGNILRLLRNEIQYELDHSPATQSFTVDNQPGEQWISLKRNFGEKEDIKIEATMFDGSVPAPNSKGVAGLGKDVQLHITICVNIFKKEGGNVLEIMCSTWPDSIEVNKLSIRKPEKVPAQPYVGPEFKELDDELQGSLYEFLEARSMNNDFAIFLHEYMKNKDKTEFIRWMRTVKSFIEKKVE; encoded by the exons ATGGCGCGCCCAATCCGATCCCTGAGAAaatcctttcccttttcttcatCTTCCAAAATTCTAATTCAGAAAACACCCACTTTGCATTTGGCACATGAAAAACAAGTCTCTCTCATAAGCCCTTCGCTCCAACCACCGCAATGCCGACGAACTTACATCCCCGAAATGCGCAAATCGGCCTTGGAAGGCAACATTCTCAGACTCCTCCGCAATGAAATCCAGTACGAGCTCGATCACTCTCCTGCCACTCAG TCGTTTACAGTTGACAACCAGCCTGGTGAGCAATGGATAAGCTTGAAGAGAAACTTTGGAGAGAAAGAGGACATTAAGATTGAAGCCACCATGTTTGATGGATCTGTTCCTGCTCCAAATTCCAAAGGTGTTGCTGGCCTTGGAAAAGATGTGCAGCTTCACATTACAATTTGTGTTAATATCTTCAAGAAGGAAGGCGGCAATGTGTTGGAGATCATGTGTTCAACTTGGCCAGATAGTATAGAGGTCAACAAGCTTTCCATCCGAAAACCTGAGAAGGTGCCAGCTCAGCCTTATGTGGGTCCTGAGTTCAA GGAACTTGATGATGAGTTGCAAGGCTCACTTTATGAATTCTTGGAAGCGAGGAGTATGAACAATGATTTTGCTATTTTCTTGCACGAATACATGAAGAACAAAGATAAAACTGAGTTCATTAGATGGATGAGAACCGTGAAATCATTTATTGAAAAGAAAGTAGAGTGA
- the LOC137738919 gene encoding zinc finger protein 1-like, which yields MKPHASDPSLSENSSIFPPSEAPLPPNLLKGSNMETPSAEKQPSVQDHHQGHPQDQIRNLALDLSLSNKESDHGSKPELGLINCFDSNNTSGNSSSETSNPIGATTTTATTDFEPRVFSCNYCQRKFYSSQALGGHQNAHKRERTLAKKGNKSNCTAAAEDALMRLPSLLSSHRFSSMASLPLHGSFNNRSLGIQVHSTIHKPCYQSNTFGGNNNGNYGWFRRPIDHQHVIGRLVPPNNVFHVQGGVSSSSSPSSGGVGRFSYSTNGRKFCPAAEGTGGLWWSNSAAGHFNAKQDELQKLDLSLKL from the coding sequence ATGAAGCCCCATGCATCTGATCCATCCCTCTCTGAAAACTCAAGCATTTTCCCACCCTCAGAGGCACCACTACCACCAAACCTACTAAAAGGCTCAAATATGGAAACCCCAAGTGCAGAAAAGCAACCATCTGTACAAGATCATCACCAAGGACACCCTCAAGATCAAATCCGTAATCTTGCATTGGATCTAAGCCTCTCAAACAAGGAATCTGATCATGGGTCGAAGCCGGAACTCGGCCTCATCAACTGTTTTGATTCAAACAACACATCAGGAAACTCTTCATCAGAGACTTCCAATCCCATAGGTGCTACTACTACTACTGCTACTACTGATTTCGAGCCAAGGGTTTTCTCCTGCAATTATTGCCAGAGAAAATTTTACAGTTCACAAGCGCTCGGAGGGCAccaaaatgctcataagagaGAAAGAACACTTGCCAAAAAAGGGAACAAGAGTAATTGTACTGCAGCAGCAGAAGATGCCTTGATGAGGCTTCCAAGTTTACTCTCTTCACACAGATTCTCCAGCATGGCTTCTCTCCCTTTGCATGGCTCCTTCAATAATAGGTCACTTGGTATTCAAGTGCATTCCACAATTCACAAGCCTTGTTACCAATCAAACACCTTTGGTGGGAATAATAATGGTAACTATGGGTGGTTTAGACGGCCTATTGATCATCAACATGTGATCGGGCGGCTTGTTCCACCCAACAATGTTTTTCATGTGCAGGGCGGCGTAAGTTCCTCCTCCTCACCATCGAGTGGTGGCGTTGGAAGGTTTTCCTATAGTACTAATGGTCGGAAGTTTTGTCCCGCGGCGGAAGGAACTGGAGGGTTGTGGTGGAGTAATAGTGCTGCTGGCCATTTTAATGCTAAACAAGATGAGTTGCAGAAGCTTGACTTGTCCCTCAAGCTCTAA